The following are from one region of the Gammaproteobacteria bacterium genome:
- the ccsA gene encoding cytochrome c biogenesis protein CcsA yields the protein MPQIIYISITSIFYILACTLIIRTLWLARPLGKQGKKALVAALAAGLLFHAGALYHSLHSDAGLNLALTSAASLVSWTIILLYTLALIRYPIENLGLGILPITLVCLVSQLLWPSLHALPIQNSMAQASHITVSLLAYALLSLAAAQSCVVMVQEYKLRHKHPGGFMHALPPVQLMEKLMVQLVAIGFVLLTFTVISGLFFSQEIFGKPFKITHHNLLSIMAWLVYGSFLLGRWRFGWRGKIAIRWVLIGSALLVLGYLGTKFVVEIVLNR from the coding sequence TTTTTTATATTCTGGCCTGCACACTTATTATACGAACATTGTGGCTGGCCAGGCCGCTGGGCAAGCAGGGCAAAAAAGCGCTTGTTGCAGCGCTTGCGGCCGGCTTGCTGTTTCACGCAGGGGCGCTGTATCACAGCCTGCACTCAGACGCTGGTCTTAACCTGGCGCTCACCTCCGCTGCATCGCTGGTATCCTGGACCATTATCCTGCTCTACACGCTGGCGCTGATTCGCTACCCTATTGAGAACCTGGGATTGGGCATTCTGCCGATCACGCTGGTTTGCCTGGTCTCGCAACTGCTGTGGCCTTCACTCCACGCACTGCCGATCCAGAACTCCATGGCCCAAGCCAGCCATATTACCGTCTCGCTGCTGGCCTACGCATTGCTAAGCCTGGCCGCCGCCCAAAGTTGCGTCGTAATGGTTCAGGAATACAAATTGCGCCACAAGCACCCGGGCGGATTCATGCATGCACTGCCTCCGGTCCAGTTAATGGAAAAGCTCATGGTGCAACTGGTCGCAATTGGTTTTGTGTTGCTGACCTTTACTGTCATCAGCGGCCTGTTTTTTTCCCAGGAAATCTTCGGAAAACCATTCAAAATCACGCACCATAACCTGCTGTCTATCATGGCCTGGCTGGTATACGGCAGTTTCCTGCTTGGTCGGTGGCGTTTCGGCTGGCGGGGGAAAATAGCCATTCGCTGGGTATTGATTGGCAGTGCCCTGCTGGTACTGGGTTACCTTGGCACCAAGTTC